A section of the Roseivirga sp. BDSF3-8 genome encodes:
- a CDS encoding tail fiber domain-containing protein, which produces MKKRLLTLATGLGVLLSFASSPGYAQWTFSGTNIYNTNSGNVGIGTTTPATDLEIVDRSPILRIRSNSAPSPAILETNASGVSGFFESIIDPWVGVRIRVDENRPFDILTNDISRVTVTGTGNVGIGTRNPLNKLQVQGGNVSQVSSGSLGDPNSKWSALGAPPSAFPTGGDYFGLFHNWEQQNFVTGLLDNGTKKDGLIAWQDQTSSSTTSGTRLRIGFIKGFGTGTSNPATFSEKMTILANGNVGINLTNPFSPLDVDGDIRSRTGLRVGSVEEFTDGGANTFASNATIRPTGTFQDLGTSTDRWDFVYCVTLNESSDKRLKKDIKKSEYGLDHIMQIRPVSYKLRDKGNSAKVELGFIAQELYKIIPEVVSNPATEVHMDENGNEVVGNPDGMMGISYTRMIPVLVQAIQDLKAENDELRAIVENSRSASEADTEGEENNRSGIADPAGALVPRLLQNRPNPFNTETVIEYELPQNVNSAILYIYDMNGRQIRKVDLRDRGKGEFTLDGSVLRAGMYLYSLIADGKEVDTKRMILTD; this is translated from the coding sequence CTCCTTAGCTTTGCAAGTTCCCCAGGCTATGCCCAGTGGACCTTTAGCGGTACCAATATCTACAACACCAATTCAGGAAATGTAGGTATAGGAACAACTACCCCCGCTACAGACCTTGAGATAGTGGACCGCAGCCCCATACTTCGTATCCGTTCCAATAGCGCCCCCAGCCCCGCTATTCTTGAGACCAATGCCAGCGGCGTATCCGGCTTTTTCGAATCCATTATTGACCCCTGGGTAGGCGTAAGGATACGCGTAGATGAAAACAGGCCCTTCGATATCCTTACCAACGACATAAGCCGGGTCACCGTAACCGGTACTGGCAACGTTGGTATAGGTACACGAAATCCCCTCAACAAGCTACAGGTACAAGGGGGCAATGTGAGCCAGGTAAGCAGCGGTAGCCTTGGCGATCCTAATAGTAAATGGAGTGCACTTGGTGCCCCGCCTTCAGCTTTTCCCACAGGAGGAGATTATTTCGGCCTCTTCCATAACTGGGAGCAGCAAAACTTTGTCACAGGCCTGCTGGACAATGGCACCAAGAAAGACGGCCTTATAGCCTGGCAGGACCAGACCTCCAGCAGCACGACCTCCGGCACACGGCTCAGGATCGGTTTCATCAAAGGCTTTGGTACCGGCACCTCCAATCCGGCTACCTTTTCCGAAAAAATGACCATCCTGGCTAATGGAAATGTCGGCATCAACCTCACCAACCCTTTCAGTCCGCTGGATGTAGACGGCGATATCAGATCCAGGACAGGCTTACGCGTAGGGTCAGTAGAAGAGTTTACAGATGGCGGAGCAAACACCTTTGCCAGTAATGCAACCATCCGTCCTACCGGCACCTTTCAGGACCTCGGAACCAGTACGGACAGGTGGGATTTTGTTTACTGCGTAACCTTAAACGAATCCTCAGACAAGCGACTGAAAAAAGACATAAAAAAAAGTGAATACGGCCTTGACCATATTATGCAGATAAGGCCGGTAAGCTATAAGCTCAGGGATAAAGGAAACTCAGCAAAAGTAGAGCTCGGCTTTATTGCACAGGAGTTATATAAGATAATACCAGAGGTAGTAAGCAATCCGGCTACCGAAGTACACATGGACGAAAACGGCAATGAGGTAGTCGGTAATCCCGATGGCATGATGGGCATAAGCTATACCCGCATGATCCCCGTACTCGTACAGGCCATACAGGACCTTAAGGCCGAAAATGATGAGCTCAGGGCAATAGTTGAGAATAGCCGCAGTGCCAGTGAGGCCGATACTGAGGGGGAGGAGAATAACCGCTCCGGTATAGCCGACCCTGCAGGCGCGCTCGTACCTAGATTATTGCAAAACAGGCCCAACCCCTTTAATACAGAAACCGTCATTGAATACGAATTGCCACAAAACGTAAACTCCGCCATACTTTATATATATGACATGAATGGCCGCCAAATCAGGAAAGTGGATCTGAGAGATAGAGGAAAGGGTGAATTTACCCTCGATGGTTCTGTTCTCAGAGCGGGCATGTACTTATATAGCCTCATTGCAGATGGCAAAGAAGTCGATACGAAGCGAATGATTTTAACTGACTGA